A single Mercenaria mercenaria strain notata chromosome 9, MADL_Memer_1, whole genome shotgun sequence DNA region contains:
- the LOC123547326 gene encoding rho-related BTB domain-containing protein 1-like produces the protein MFDVEESPIPDRKREQVPCMLYPPTVLNEFIKCVAIGDSGVGKTCLITAWACNTHYNLEQLVKTHVSTVWAHDHYRKDPEILEQSVVSVDGGYVALRLWDTFGYHDKDRGFAYKGADVILLCYSVAMPRSLNNIRKIWIPEIRRRAPTTPVVLVGCQTDLRYLYRDEHYQKIHKGLMYKVVQEKDIITPEQGRSVAKEIGAPYYECSVYTKYGIEDVFLNVIRAAMVEKRKIRFWSAFLRRIQYPQIQAPMKLPPLLLPKIEIPEETLHDDLCDLLHNQSEGDVVFLVRGQCFRAHKICLAVSDIIFEKLFLGSDALVTENANKVLKRSLSSHGNSNINTQSGSETKFRRSSDTVGPDILNIRPDYSILVHSAFLTVEERKACDNPYKPGEVTYQTVVTVRNEITPRAFQFILEYLYTGSVREDYDAFEEVLVACGILHLTDLALMISNLRGGEEYLNMELEKQFKEYRKSKLREIALKKERLTDVRFLVDDGAIRAHKPLLMGRCEMMYAMFNDNFKESSADSIVLPGISRDVFLAIREFLYTGECTSGATLNCLGIIEAANRFCLPRLVRLVEARVCQDLTDADKEGEDIIEDVLKLLEPAQLHNAELLSDWCVKYLSNHFLVIRQKYLKLFHKLCADNIKFIERNKWPPEWYMKELAYFDHVQAQSLKSKKSKRNFQQKQQFSRVDQCTNAASCLCFCRRSKIVVEERDSESPFDSVEP, from the exons ATGTTTGATGTGGAAGAATCGCCGATCCCAGACAGAAAACGCGAACAAGTACCATGTATGCTTTATCCACCAACGGTGCTCAACGAGTTCATAAAATGTGTCGCCATTGGCGACAGCGGTGTCGGGAAGACTTGTCTGATCACGGCATGGGCGTGTAATACACATTATAACCTGGAACAGCTGGTGAAGACACATGTCTCCACAGTATGGGCTCATGACCACTACAGAAAAGACCCCGAG ATACTGGAGCAGTCTGTGGTTTCGGTAGATGGAGGATATGTAGCTCTTAGATTATGGGATACATTTGGTTACCATGACAAAGACAGAGGATTTGCTTACAAAGG GGCTGATGTCATCTTGTTATGCTACAGTGTGGCTATGCCAAGGTCACTTAACAATATACGCAAAATTTGGATACCAGAGATCCGAAGACGTGCACCTACCACACCTGTTGTTTTAGTTGGGTGCCAGACTGACCTACGGTACCTATACAGGGATGAACATTATCAGAAGATACATAAAGGATTAATGTACAA AGTTGTTCAGGAAAAAGACATTATTACACCAGAACAGGGAAGGTCTGTTGCAAAAGAAATAGGAGCGCCCTATTATGAATGTAGTGTATATACTAAGTATGGTATAGAAGATGTCTTCCTAAATGTGATTCGTGCTGCCATGGTCGAAAAACGAAAGATACGTTTCTGGAGTGCCTTTTTGAGACGTATTCAGTACCCACAGATTCAAGCACCAATGAAATTACCACCGCTGTTGTTGCCAAAAATTGAAATTCCTGAAGAGACTTTACATGATGATTTATGTGACCTACTTCATAACCAGTCTGAGGGAGATGTCGTATTTCTGGTACGTGGACAGTGCTTCAGAGCACATAAAATATGCCTAGCTGTTAGTGACATCATATTTGAAAAGCTATTTTTAGGCAGTGATGCATTAGTAACAGAAAACGCGAATAAAGTGTTAAAACGTTCTTTATCCTCCCATGGGAATTCAAACATTAATACACAGTCTGGTAGTGAAACGAAGTTTCGTAGAAGCTCTGATACAGTCGGCCCTGATATCCTAAACATTAGGCCAGACTATTCAATTTTAGTGCATTCCGCATTTTTAACTGTTGAGGAAAGAAAAGCTTGTGACAATCCATACAAACCAGGGGAGGTCACTTACCAAACAGTCGTAACTGTTAGAAATGAGATTACACCGCGggcatttcaatttattttggaGTACCTATATACAGGGTCAGTACGAGAAGATTATGATGCATTTGAAGAGGTGTTGGTTGCATGTGGAATATTGCACTTGACTGACCTGGCATTGATGATTTCGAACTTGCGAGGAGGTGAAGAGTATTTAAATATGGAGTTagaaaagcagtttaaagaatACAGGAAAAGCAAGTTACGTGAAATCGCATTGAAAAAAGAGAGACTGACAG ATGTTCGTTTCCTTGTGGACGATGGTGCTATTCGAGCACACAAGCCGTTATTGATGGGCAGGTGTGAGATGATGTATGCAATGTTCAACGACAATTTTAAGGAGTCTTCAGCTGATTCT ATTGTGTTGCCTGGCATTTCCCGCGATGTGTTCCTTGCTATACGAGAATTTCTCTATACCGGTGAGTGTACCAGTGGAGCGACACTGAACTGCCTCGGCATTATTGAAGCTGCCAACCGATTCTGTCTACCGAGACTGGTGCGCTTGGTAGAGGCAAGGGTGTGCCAGGATCTCACAGACGCAGACAAGGAGGGAGAAGATATCATTGAGGATGTTCTTAAATTGTTGGAACCCGCGCAG TTACACAATGCAGAGCTGCTGAGTGACTGGTGTGTGAAGTATCTAAGCAACCATTTCCTGGTGATCAGACAGAAGTATCTGAAGCTGTTCCATAAACTCTGTGCTGACAACATCAAGTTCATTGAAAGGAACAAATGGCCACCAGAATG GTACATGAAGGAGCTAGCCTACTTCGACCATGTTCAGGCCCAGTCACTGAAGTCTAAGAAATCAAAGAGAAACTTCCAGCAGAAGCAACAGTTCTCAAGAGTGGACCAGTGTACAAATGCTGCAAGCTGCCTGTGTTTCTGTCGCCGCAGCAAGATTGTTGTCGAGGAGAGAGATTCTGAGTCACCGTTCGACTCTGTTGAACCATAG